In the genome of Myroides phaeus, one region contains:
- a CDS encoding stage 0 sporulation family protein, with protein MACTNCSTGKDSSGTPRGCQSNGTCGTDSCNKLAVFDWLSNMVYPTGTEIYDIVEVRFKNGRKDFYRYPKELTVSIGDIVATESSPGHDIGIVSLAGELVKVQMKKKKADPNGEILKIYRKATQKDIDIWQEARAREEKVKVRAREMAIALNLEMKISDVEFQGDASKATFYYTASERVDFRQLIKDFAREFSIRIEMKQVGFRQEAARLGGVGSCGRELCCSTWLTDFRSVNTSAARYQQLSLNPQKLAGQCGKLKCCLNFELDTYLEALKDMPDSDTKLMTVKGLAICQKIDIFKGQMWFAYINNSANWYVLDTSHVKEILALNKRDEKGLELESYMSEIEVETTDFEVAAEHDSVTRFDQPKRKKKTTRNKKTKGQEEPKGSKKENVGEQKERPVRTNDKEGKGPKPQRPRVKNKTERPNTNTNKDKVKEGNNQPVAKESADSTNANKEAKTPRVNRPNRNKTPRNNNSSSNNSNAEN; from the coding sequence ATGGCTTGTACAAATTGTTCAACAGGAAAAGATAGTAGTGGGACGCCGAGAGGATGTCAAAGTAATGGAACGTGCGGAACAGACAGTTGTAATAAATTAGCAGTTTTTGATTGGTTATCCAATATGGTTTATCCTACTGGAACCGAGATTTATGATATAGTTGAAGTACGTTTTAAAAACGGACGTAAGGATTTTTATCGCTATCCAAAAGAACTTACAGTAAGTATTGGAGATATTGTAGCGACAGAGTCTTCTCCTGGACACGATATTGGTATTGTATCATTAGCGGGAGAACTTGTAAAAGTTCAAATGAAGAAAAAGAAAGCTGATCCCAATGGTGAGATCCTAAAAATATATAGAAAAGCAACACAAAAAGACATTGATATTTGGCAAGAAGCGAGAGCAAGAGAAGAGAAAGTAAAAGTTCGTGCTCGTGAAATGGCAATTGCTCTAAATTTAGAGATGAAAATCTCTGATGTCGAGTTTCAAGGAGATGCTTCAAAGGCAACTTTTTACTACACAGCAAGTGAGCGTGTTGACTTTAGACAGTTGATTAAAGATTTCGCTCGTGAGTTTAGTATTCGTATCGAGATGAAACAAGTTGGATTTAGACAAGAAGCAGCTCGTTTAGGAGGAGTAGGTTCTTGTGGTAGAGAATTGTGTTGTTCAACTTGGTTGACAGACTTTAGAAGTGTTAATACATCTGCTGCTCGCTACCAACAATTATCATTAAATCCTCAAAAGCTTGCTGGGCAATGTGGTAAGTTGAAATGTTGTTTAAACTTTGAATTAGATACGTATTTGGAAGCATTGAAAGATATGCCAGATTCAGATACTAAATTAATGACAGTTAAAGGATTAGCTATTTGTCAGAAAATAGATATTTTTAAAGGGCAGATGTGGTTTGCTTATATCAACAATTCTGCAAATTGGTATGTATTAGATACAAGTCACGTAAAAGAAATTTTAGCTCTAAATAAACGTGATGAAAAAGGTTTAGAGTTAGAAAGTTATATGAGCGAGATTGAGGTTGAAACAACTGATTTTGAAGTTGCAGCAGAACACGATAGTGTAACTCGTTTTGATCAGCCTAAGAGAAAGAAGAAAACAACACGTAATAAAAAAACAAAAGGACAAGAGGAACCAAAAGGTTCTAAAAAGGAGAATGTTGGTGAGCAAAAGGAAAGACCTGTTAGAACTAATGACAAAGAAGGAAAGGGACCTAAACCACAACGTCCTCGCGTAAAGAATAAAACAGAGCGTCCAAATACGAATACAAATAAGGATAAGGTTAAAGAGGGTAATAATCAGCCTGTTGCAAAAGAATCAGCGGATTCAACTAACGCAAATAAGGAAGCGAAAACACCAAGAGTTAATCGTCCTAATAGAAATAAAACACCAAGAAATAACAATTCGTCAAGTAATAATTCAAATGCTGAAAATTAG
- a CDS encoding 5'-methylthioadenosine/adenosylhomocysteine nucleosidase, giving the protein MSTDTIGILGAIPQEVNGIINQLIDSKVHTIGNRTYYEGKLGQQKVVVVYSRIGKVAAAATVATLLLEFKVSKIAFIGVAGGIHPDVKVGDVVIATNLVQYDMDASPLRPKFEIPLLGKTFFDTDEQWSKNTEMQVQSILAIDNLHKVVSKEDLAPFSIEQPRVHMGTIASGDQFFSTNEQKENLQKQLPQVLCVEMEGAAVAQVCFEFEVPFIVIRTISDNANQEASFSFQSFVEKISLVYGREIINKMFA; this is encoded by the coding sequence ATGTCAACGGATACAATTGGAATATTAGGTGCAATACCTCAGGAAGTAAATGGTATTATCAACCAACTTATAGACAGTAAAGTACACACCATTGGTAATCGTACTTATTACGAAGGAAAATTAGGACAACAAAAGGTAGTAGTTGTTTATTCGAGAATAGGAAAAGTAGCGGCGGCGGCAACAGTTGCAACGTTATTGTTAGAATTTAAGGTTTCTAAAATTGCCTTTATTGGTGTTGCTGGGGGAATTCACCCAGACGTGAAGGTTGGAGATGTTGTTATTGCAACTAATTTAGTTCAATATGATATGGATGCTTCTCCTTTGCGCCCTAAGTTTGAAATTCCGCTTTTAGGTAAAACGTTTTTTGATACAGACGAACAGTGGTCTAAAAACACCGAAATGCAAGTGCAGTCAATTCTGGCAATAGACAATTTACACAAAGTAGTTAGTAAAGAAGACCTTGCTCCGTTTAGTATTGAACAACCAAGAGTACATATGGGCACAATTGCGAGTGGAGACCAATTCTTTTCAACGAATGAACAGAAAGAAAATCTACAAAAACAATTACCTCAAGTATTGTGTGTTGAAATGGAAGGTGCTGCAGTAGCACAAGTTTGTTTTGAGTTTGAAGTGCCTTTTATTGTAATCAGAACAATATCTGACAATGCAAACCAAGAAGCGAGCTTTAGTTTTCAATCTTTTGTCGAAAAAATATCACTTGTTTACGGTAGAGAAATCATAAACAAAATGTTTGCATAA
- a CDS encoding endonuclease/exonuclease/phosphatase family protein, with protein MNIKLHNLFLFLVFLGLAAQAQEKKYEIQTIAFYNCENLFDTIRDPKIYDEEWTPTGDQAWTSKKYNQKISNLARVMSQIGTDENTKMPAIIGVAEVENRAVLEDLVRDPQMLPGDYGIEHYDSPDRRGIDVGLLYSKKHFKPTSSTAHPLYIYDMKKINRETGELGARIYTRDQLLVSGLLDGEEVHFIVNHWPSRVGGEKRSSPLREAAAALNKQIIDSLYKINPQAKVITMGDMNDGPYNNSMKKVLKTEANKKDVKKGGLFNPMEKMAKDGLGTLAYRDAWDVFDQMIVTEPYLNDNYDSWSFWKARIYKKPFMVQPTGQYKGYPLRNTNGVPGFSDHFPVYIYLIRQAK; from the coding sequence ATGAACATCAAACTTCACAACCTATTTTTATTCCTTGTTTTCTTGGGGTTAGCGGCTCAAGCACAGGAAAAAAAATACGAGATTCAAACAATCGCATTCTACAACTGCGAGAACCTATTTGACACTATTAGAGATCCAAAAATCTATGATGAAGAATGGACTCCAACAGGTGATCAAGCTTGGACTTCTAAGAAATACAATCAAAAAATCAGCAACTTAGCGAGAGTTATGTCTCAGATAGGAACTGATGAAAATACTAAAATGCCTGCAATTATCGGTGTTGCCGAAGTTGAAAATAGAGCAGTGTTGGAGGATCTTGTAAGAGATCCACAAATGTTACCAGGTGATTACGGAATTGAGCATTATGATTCTCCAGACAGACGTGGTATTGATGTTGGATTGTTATATTCTAAAAAACACTTTAAACCTACAAGTTCTACAGCACATCCTTTGTATATCTATGATATGAAAAAAATCAATAGAGAAACAGGAGAGTTAGGAGCGAGAATTTATACACGTGATCAATTATTAGTAAGTGGGTTATTAGACGGAGAAGAAGTACACTTCATCGTTAATCACTGGCCTTCAAGAGTTGGTGGTGAAAAAAGAAGTAGCCCTTTACGTGAGGCAGCTGCTGCTTTAAATAAACAGATTATCGATTCTTTATATAAGATTAATCCACAAGCAAAGGTTATTACAATGGGAGATATGAATGATGGACCATATAATAACAGTATGAAAAAGGTACTTAAAACTGAAGCGAATAAGAAAGATGTTAAGAAGGGTGGATTATTTAATCCAATGGAGAAAATGGCAAAAGACGGTTTGGGTACTTTAGCTTATAGAGATGCTTGGGACGTTTTTGATCAAATGATCGTTACAGAACCTTACTTAAATGACAACTACGATTCTTGGAGTTTTTGGAAAGCAAGAATTTATAAAAAACCATTTATGGTTCAGCCTACAGGGCAATACAAAGGTTATCCTTTGAGAAACACTAACGGTGTTCCTGGATTCAGTGACCACTTCCCAGTGTACATTTACTTGATTAGACAGGCTAAGTAA
- a CDS encoding gliding motility lipoprotein GldH, whose translation MLKISNYLLILSVLCLTMVSCQQNPNIVFDQYQGTEGRWTKEDVKAFVYEVKDTVQDYDLYMNLRANKDYPFSNIFVILKTYQPNNDIVVDTLQFQMAKPDGTLLGTGFADVKESKLWLKEGYKFPESGNYKFTIEQVVRELGQIEGVNALDGISEVGFRIEKSE comes from the coding sequence ATGCTGAAAATTAGTAATTATTTATTGATATTGAGTGTTTTATGTCTGACTATGGTGTCTTGTCAACAAAATCCTAATATTGTTTTTGATCAATATCAAGGGACGGAAGGGCGCTGGACAAAAGAAGATGTAAAAGCATTCGTTTATGAAGTAAAAGATACAGTTCAAGATTATGATTTGTATATGAATCTTCGTGCTAATAAGGATTATCCTTTTAGTAATATTTTTGTGATATTAAAAACATATCAACCTAATAATGATATTGTTGTGGATACACTTCAGTTTCAAATGGCTAAGCCTGATGGAACATTATTAGGAACGGGATTTGCAGATGTAAAAGAGAGTAAATTATGGCTGAAAGAAGGGTATAAATTCCCTGAGTCAGGAAACTATAAGTTTACAATAGAGCAAGTTGTAAGGGAACTTGGTCAAATAGAAGGTGTTAATGCCTTAGACGGAATTTCAGAAGTTGGATTCCGAATTGAAAAAAGCGAATAA
- a CDS encoding CoA transferase subunit B, with amino-acid sequence MLDKVGIAKRIAKELQDGFYVNLGIGIPTLVANYVPEGMNVEFQSENGILGMGPFPFEGEEDADLINAGKQTITSLAGASFFDSATSFGMIRGKHVDLTILGAMEVSEQGDIANWKIPGKMVKGMGGAMDLVASAENIIVAMMHVNKKGESKILKECSLPLTGVKCVKKIVTELAVLEVTSEGIKLLERAPGVTVEDIIKASEVTLIIEGDVPEMVLD; translated from the coding sequence ATGTTAGATAAAGTAGGTATCGCAAAGCGTATAGCAAAAGAGTTACAAGATGGTTTTTATGTAAACTTAGGAATTGGTATTCCAACATTAGTAGCTAATTATGTTCCAGAAGGAATGAATGTTGAGTTTCAAAGTGAGAACGGTATCTTAGGAATGGGACCTTTTCCTTTTGAAGGAGAAGAAGATGCAGATTTAATCAATGCCGGAAAACAAACGATTACAAGCTTAGCAGGAGCATCTTTTTTTGATTCGGCTACAAGTTTTGGTATGATTAGAGGAAAGCACGTAGATTTGACTATATTAGGCGCTATGGAGGTTTCTGAGCAAGGAGATATTGCCAATTGGAAGATTCCAGGTAAAATGGTGAAGGGAATGGGAGGAGCAATGGATTTAGTTGCTTCAGCAGAGAATATCATTGTAGCAATGATGCACGTAAACAAGAAAGGGGAGTCAAAGATTCTTAAAGAATGTAGCTTGCCATTGACAGGAGTAAAATGTGTGAAGAAGATTGTAACTGAATTGGCCGTTCTTGAAGTAACATCAGAAGGGATTAAATTATTAGAGCGCGCTCCGGGTGTTACAGTTGAGGACATTATTAAAGCTTCTGAAGTAACTTTAATTATTGAAGGAGATGTGCCAGAGATGGTATTAGATTAA
- a CDS encoding CoA transferase subunit A, with protein MINKKVANVQEALADIKDDMTIMLGGFGLCGIPENSIAELVRKNVTGLTCISNNAGVDNFGLGLLLQKHQIKKMISSYVGENAEFERQMLSGELDVELTPQGTLAEKCRAAQMGIPAFYTPAGFGTEVAEGKEVRDFNGKPHILEHAFEADFAIVKAWKGDEAGNLIFKGTARNFNACMAGAGKITVAEVEELVPAGELDPNEIHVPGIFVKRIFQGEKYEKRIEQRTVRTKN; from the coding sequence ATGATTAATAAAAAAGTAGCAAACGTTCAAGAGGCGTTAGCAGATATAAAAGATGATATGACCATTATGCTTGGTGGTTTTGGACTTTGTGGGATACCAGAGAATTCAATTGCTGAATTAGTCAGAAAAAATGTTACTGGATTAACGTGTATTTCTAACAATGCGGGAGTGGATAATTTTGGATTAGGGCTATTGTTGCAAAAACATCAGATTAAGAAGATGATTTCTTCTTATGTGGGAGAAAATGCAGAGTTTGAAAGACAGATGTTATCAGGGGAGTTAGATGTAGAATTAACACCACAAGGAACATTGGCAGAAAAGTGTAGAGCAGCACAAATGGGTATTCCTGCATTTTATACACCAGCAGGGTTTGGAACTGAGGTGGCAGAAGGAAAAGAAGTTCGTGATTTTAATGGAAAACCACATATATTAGAACACGCATTTGAAGCAGATTTTGCAATTGTAAAAGCGTGGAAAGGTGATGAAGCAGGTAACTTAATATTTAAAGGTACAGCAAGAAATTTTAATGCTTGTATGGCAGGTGCAGGAAAGATTACAGTAGCAGAAGTTGAAGAGCTTGTGCCAGCTGGAGAGTTGGATCCTAATGAGATTCACGTTCCTGGAATTTTTGTTAAGCGTATTTTTCAAGGAGAGAAATACGAGAAGAGAATTGAACAACGTACAGTTCGCACAAAAAATTAA
- a CDS encoding carboxypeptidase-like regulatory domain-containing protein — translation MKKLLFSLFFVLQVVITYAQGVQEIKGKVVDAKSNTPINAVLARIDATNISTLTNNEGIFVLEDVKTGDHQIVVTYVGYLTKRLPVTIGSQDVDLGTIYLDEDLATTAQMGLITLTENDLGDDNSGSETSSGLLQATKDPFQQAAAYNWGGAFFKVRGLDNEYGRTLINGVVMNKINDGRPQFGNWGGLNDATRNQVFSAGSTPSDHTFGGILGTQSITTRASHIRKGAKAGFSGSNTNYNWRPYATYSSGMDRNGWAYVLSATYRGAKEGFVDGTNYDALSLFAAVEKKFNESHSLNFSAIYAKNKRGKNSPVTDEQVALKDYKYNSYWGYQNGDKRNSRYKDVEEPIFMLTHYWTIDDRNTLTTTAAYQFGHIANSRLGYQNNLNPDPTYYKFMPSYYYNQIDPSYWSMSSADFENKDSEFQNTTNAFLYQAHDAEEAFRNNGQIDWENIYKTNGNFGGRSKIVLYEDRQEDKTFHFNTNFKSQLNDHTTFDAGINYRRLKSSNFKKMVDLLGGSYYEDIDTYQPIEIQDSDYNNKDRRIHNKDKFGYNYNVFADVVNVFTQFTFDFDKVDFYVAQNIGYTRYEREGLYRNPVYMNNSYGKSGAIDFNNFGFKGGATYHITGRHALNMNVAYYNQAPTIRNTYSNIRVNNLVTKDLTNEDVFSIDASYIVRTPKLKAKVSGYLSEIKNGTQINFYYADGVGIVDANGDYLSSTGGAFVSEILTGVNKRNLGLELGAEYQLTQTLKATAAAAIGQSFYTNNPNIKLNSDNVAQTFDYGQSYMKNVKYGNGPQTALSLGLEYRDPSFWWVGANINYFDNAFTNVSALRRTDNFVKDPANPGHPFADLTEEKLHSILKQEKLNDFTLVNITGGKSWRLPNRNIIGLNASINNVFNKHYKTGGFEQARNANYEREIKNTSSGVNTFGNKYFYGFGRNFFVSVYYNF, via the coding sequence ATGAAGAAACTTTTATTTAGTTTGTTCTTTGTGTTACAGGTAGTTATTACTTACGCACAAGGAGTTCAGGAAATTAAAGGGAAAGTAGTTGACGCCAAATCTAACACACCAATTAACGCGGTGTTAGCAAGAATTGACGCAACTAACATTTCTACTTTAACAAACAATGAAGGAATCTTTGTCCTGGAAGATGTTAAAACTGGTGATCACCAAATCGTAGTGACGTATGTAGGTTACTTGACGAAAAGATTACCTGTTACAATCGGATCGCAAGATGTCGATTTAGGAACGATCTACCTTGATGAAGATTTAGCTACTACAGCACAAATGGGGTTAATCACTTTGACTGAAAACGACTTAGGTGATGACAACTCAGGATCAGAAACATCTTCTGGTTTATTGCAGGCTACAAAAGATCCATTCCAACAAGCAGCAGCTTACAATTGGGGAGGGGCATTCTTTAAAGTACGTGGCTTAGACAATGAATATGGAAGAACTCTGATTAATGGAGTTGTAATGAACAAAATTAATGACGGACGTCCTCAGTTCGGAAACTGGGGTGGCTTGAATGATGCTACAAGAAACCAAGTGTTTTCTGCAGGTTCAACTCCTTCTGATCACACATTTGGTGGTATCTTAGGTACACAATCAATTACTACAAGAGCTTCTCACATCAGAAAAGGGGCTAAAGCAGGTTTCTCTGGTTCGAATACGAACTATAACTGGAGACCTTACGCTACTTATTCTTCTGGAATGGATAGAAATGGTTGGGCTTATGTACTTTCTGCTACTTACCGTGGAGCTAAAGAAGGTTTTGTTGATGGTACTAACTATGACGCATTATCTTTATTTGCTGCCGTTGAGAAAAAATTCAATGAAAGCCATAGCTTAAACTTCTCTGCTATTTATGCAAAAAATAAAAGAGGTAAAAACTCTCCTGTAACGGATGAGCAAGTTGCTTTAAAAGACTACAAATACAACTCTTACTGGGGATACCAAAATGGAGATAAGAGAAACTCTCGTTATAAAGACGTAGAAGAGCCTATCTTTATGTTAACTCACTATTGGACTATTGACGATAGAAATACATTAACAACTACTGCTGCTTACCAATTTGGTCATATTGCTAATAGTCGTTTAGGTTACCAAAATAACTTAAACCCAGACCCTACTTACTATAAGTTTATGCCAAGTTACTACTACAACCAAATTGATCCGTCATATTGGTCGATGAGTAGCGCAGATTTTGAAAATAAAGACAGTGAATTCCAAAACACTACTAATGCTTTCTTATACCAAGCTCACGATGCTGAAGAAGCTTTTAGAAATAATGGTCAAATAGATTGGGAAAATATCTATAAAACAAATGGAAACTTTGGAGGTAGAAGTAAAATAGTTCTTTACGAAGATAGACAAGAGGATAAAACTTTCCACTTCAATACTAATTTCAAATCTCAATTAAACGACCACACTACTTTTGATGCTGGTATTAATTATAGAAGATTGAAATCAAGTAACTTCAAGAAAATGGTTGACCTTTTAGGTGGATCATACTATGAAGATATTGATACTTACCAACCTATTGAAATCCAAGATAGCGACTACAACAATAAAGATAGAAGAATCCATAATAAAGATAAATTTGGATATAACTACAATGTATTTGCTGATGTAGTAAATGTATTTACACAATTTACTTTTGACTTTGATAAAGTAGATTTCTATGTAGCGCAAAATATTGGATATACTCGTTATGAAAGAGAGGGATTATACAGAAACCCTGTATATATGAATAACTCTTATGGTAAAAGTGGGGCTATCGACTTTAATAACTTCGGTTTTAAAGGGGGTGCTACTTACCACATTACTGGACGTCACGCTTTAAATATGAACGTGGCTTATTATAACCAAGCTCCTACTATTAGAAATACTTATTCAAATATTAGAGTTAATAACTTAGTGACTAAGGATCTTACGAATGAGGATGTATTCAGTATTGATGCAAGCTACATCGTTAGAACTCCAAAGTTAAAAGCTAAGGTTTCTGGTTATTTATCTGAAATTAAAAACGGAACACAAATTAACTTCTACTATGCTGACGGTGTTGGAATCGTAGATGCTAATGGAGATTACCTTTCTTCAACTGGTGGTGCTTTCGTTTCTGAAATCTTGACTGGTGTAAACAAACGTAACTTAGGGTTAGAGCTTGGTGCTGAATACCAATTGACTCAAACTTTAAAAGCTACTGCTGCTGCTGCTATAGGTCAATCTTTCTATACTAATAATCCAAATATTAAACTAAACTCAGATAACGTTGCTCAAACTTTTGATTACGGTCAATCGTATATGAAAAATGTAAAATATGGTAATGGTCCACAAACAGCATTATCATTAGGTTTAGAATACAGAGACCCAAGTTTCTGGTGGGTTGGAGCAAACATCAACTACTTTGACAATGCCTTTACTAACGTATCTGCATTAAGAAGAACTGATAACTTTGTTAAAGATCCTGCTAATCCTGGACACCCTTTTGCTGATTTAACAGAAGAGAAATTACACTCTATCTTAAAGCAAGAAAAATTAAATGATTTTACATTAGTTAATATTACTGGAGGAAAATCTTGGAGATTACCTAATAGAAATATCATAGGGCTTAATGCAAGTATCAACAACGTATTTAACAAACATTACAAAACTGGAGGTTTCGAACAAGCAAGAAACGCTAACTACGAGAGAGAAATTAAAAACACAAGTAGTGGAGTAAATACTTTCGGAAATAAATACTTCTACGGATTTGGACGTAACTTCTTTGTAAGTGTGTATTACAACTTCTAA
- a CDS encoding penicillin-binding protein 1A, with translation MSTKQQNKKEKKQTTSYKGYLKAFWLLFLGGIAAVVFFFLCASWGVFGPMPTFDDLENPASNIATEVISSDGKTIGKFYLENRVPVKYEDLPDYLVNALISTEDERFRTHSGIDARGTLRAVTSVGSSGGASTITQQLAKLLFHGEGSRSLPKRIMQKGKEWVIAIQLERQYTKEEILTMYLNKADFVNNAVGIRSATRVYLGKEPKDLSIDEAAMFVGMLQNPAYFNPVRRPELVQKRRNVVLHQMARNGFITQEESATLQGKPLALNFTPESHKAGLATYFREYLRDYMRRWVKENPKKDGKTYDIYRDGLKIYVSIDSRMQKYAEQAVEAHISNLQEEFFIDQKNNKMAPFYKINQSEYDGIIRRAMKSSERWRQMTAQGKSEKEIVSSFEVKTKMRIFSWKGERDTVMTPRDSILYYKHFLQAGMMAMEPQTGHIKAWVGGINYKHFQYDHVGQGARQVGSVFKPFVYATAIEQLHYSPCDSIIDSPFTMPKGRHGISKDWSPQNSNRSYRGIMTLKQALAGSVNTVTAKLMDKVGPKAVIDMTRDLGVSADIPQSPAIALGAVDITVSDMVAAYSTFANQGVYIKPTFITRIEDKNGVILFNAIPETRDVLSKDVAYAIIKLLEGVTESGSGVRLRTTWQGAGYKRVTGHPYKFTNPIAGKTGTSQNNSDGWFIGMVPDLATGIWVGNDDRAAHFRTMTYGQGATLALPIWGIFMNKCYADKTLHVSREGFKVPENLSIRVDCTKVVQPETDDQVEGGETSTDEFDF, from the coding sequence ATGAGTACAAAACAACAAAACAAAAAAGAAAAAAAGCAAACTACCAGCTATAAAGGGTATTTAAAAGCTTTTTGGTTATTATTTTTAGGTGGTATTGCCGCTGTAGTTTTCTTTTTCTTATGCGCATCTTGGGGGGTTTTTGGCCCGATGCCAACCTTTGATGACTTAGAAAATCCAGCAAGTAATATTGCTACAGAAGTAATTTCTTCTGATGGAAAAACTATAGGTAAGTTCTATTTAGAGAATAGAGTACCAGTTAAATATGAAGATTTACCAGATTATTTAGTTAATGCATTAATTTCAACTGAAGACGAGCGATTTAGAACGCATTCAGGTATTGATGCAAGAGGTACGTTGCGTGCAGTTACTTCTGTAGGAAGTAGTGGAGGAGCAAGTACAATAACACAGCAGTTAGCTAAATTGCTATTTCACGGAGAAGGATCTCGTAGCTTACCTAAGCGTATTATGCAAAAGGGTAAGGAATGGGTTATCGCTATCCAATTAGAAAGACAGTATACGAAAGAGGAGATTCTAACGATGTATTTAAACAAAGCAGATTTTGTTAATAATGCAGTTGGTATTCGTTCGGCAACGCGTGTATATTTAGGAAAAGAACCTAAAGACTTATCAATTGATGAAGCAGCTATGTTTGTAGGGATGTTGCAAAACCCTGCTTATTTCAATCCTGTTCGAAGACCAGAATTAGTACAAAAACGTAGAAATGTTGTACTTCATCAAATGGCCAGAAATGGCTTTATTACACAAGAAGAGAGTGCTACTTTACAAGGGAAACCATTAGCTTTAAATTTCACTCCTGAAAGTCATAAAGCAGGTTTGGCAACATATTTCCGTGAATACCTTCGTGATTATATGCGTCGTTGGGTAAAAGAGAATCCTAAGAAAGACGGAAAAACGTATGATATTTATAGAGATGGTTTAAAGATTTATGTTTCTATTGACTCACGTATGCAAAAGTATGCAGAGCAAGCAGTAGAAGCACATATTTCAAACTTACAAGAAGAGTTTTTTATTGATCAAAAGAACAATAAGATGGCTCCGTTTTATAAGATTAATCAATCAGAGTATGATGGTATTATAAGACGTGCAATGAAGTCTTCAGAAAGATGGAGACAGATGACTGCACAAGGTAAATCTGAAAAAGAGATAGTAAGTTCATTTGAAGTAAAAACAAAAATGCGCATATTCTCTTGGAAAGGTGAAAGAGATACTGTTATGACTCCTCGTGATTCAATTTTATATTACAAGCATTTCTTACAAGCTGGTATGATGGCGATGGAGCCTCAAACAGGACATATCAAAGCTTGGGTTGGAGGGATTAATTATAAGCACTTCCAATATGACCACGTAGGTCAAGGAGCAAGACAAGTAGGTTCTGTGTTTAAACCGTTCGTATATGCTACAGCAATAGAACAATTGCACTATTCACCTTGTGACTCTATTATTGACTCGCCTTTTACGATGCCTAAAGGACGTCATGGAATCAGCAAGGATTGGAGTCCACAAAACTCTAATCGTTCGTATAGAGGTATTATGACGTTGAAACAAGCACTTGCTGGATCTGTAAATACAGTTACAGCTAAGTTGATGGACAAAGTAGGGCCGAAAGCGGTTATTGATATGACACGAGATTTAGGAGTGTCTGCGGATATTCCTCAAAGTCCTGCAATCGCATTAGGAGCTGTAGATATTACAGTAAGTGATATGGTTGCGGCTTATAGTACTTTTGCTAATCAAGGTGTTTATATTAAGCCTACGTTTATTACACGTATTGAAGATAAAAACGGTGTTATTTTGTTTAATGCTATTCCAGAAACAAGAGATGTCTTAAGTAAAGATGTTGCCTATGCAATTATTAAATTACTGGAAGGAGTTACAGAGTCAGGTTCAGGGGTGCGTTTACGTACAACTTGGCAAGGAGCAGGATACAAACGAGTAACAGGTCACCCATATAAGTTTACCAATCCAATTGCTGGTAAAACAGGAACGAGTCAGAACAATAGTGATGGATGGTTTATCGGAATGGTCCCTGATTTAGCTACAGGTATTTGGGTTGGAAACGATGATAGAGCAGCTCATTTTAGAACAATGACTTACGGACAAGGGGCTACATTAGCTTTGCCAATCTGGGGTATATTTATGAATAAATGTTATGCTGATAAAACATTACACGTTTCAAGAGAAGGATTTAAAGTGCCGGAAAACTTATCAATTCGAGTTGATTGTACTAAAGTAGTTCAACCAGAGACTGATGATCAAGTTGAAGGAGGAGAAACATCCACTGATGAATTTGATTTTTAA